A portion of the Streptomyces showdoensis genome contains these proteins:
- a CDS encoding alpha/beta hydrolase, with the protein MSDATTRVEPLLEPEALAFAAATAHPPYLFTLDPVEGRKAVDEVQSAEVELPAVDEEWVTVVGGPTGRVRARIVRPTGSTGPMPVILYLHGSGWVFGNARTHDRLVRELAVGARAAVVFPEYALSPEARYPVAIEQNYAVARWIAAQGADKDLDGTRLAVAGDCVGGNMSAALTLMAKERGDVVLLQQVLFYPVTDASFDTDSYHQFAVGHFLRRDAMQWFWDQYAPGEADRAQITASPLRATTDQLLGLPPALIITAEADVPRDEGEAYAAKLRAAGVAVTAVRVQGVIHDFVMLHALRPTQGARTAIALAVDTLHGALHPA; encoded by the coding sequence ATGTCTGATGCGACGACTCGTGTCGAGCCCTTGCTCGAACCCGAGGCCCTGGCGTTCGCCGCGGCGACGGCCCACCCGCCGTACCTGTTCACCCTGGATCCGGTCGAAGGCCGCAAGGCCGTGGACGAGGTCCAGTCGGCTGAGGTCGAACTCCCGGCGGTCGACGAGGAGTGGGTCACCGTCGTGGGTGGCCCCACCGGCCGTGTCCGGGCGAGGATCGTGCGGCCGACGGGATCCACCGGTCCGATGCCGGTGATCCTCTACCTCCACGGCTCCGGATGGGTCTTCGGCAACGCCCGCACCCACGACCGGCTGGTCCGCGAGCTGGCGGTGGGCGCCCGTGCCGCAGTGGTCTTTCCCGAGTACGCCCTCTCACCGGAAGCCCGCTACCCGGTGGCCATCGAGCAGAACTACGCCGTCGCCCGGTGGATCGCCGCCCAGGGGGCCGACAAGGATCTGGACGGGACGCGACTGGCCGTGGCCGGCGACTGCGTGGGAGGCAACATGAGCGCGGCGCTGACGCTGATGGCCAAGGAGCGCGGCGACGTGGTTCTGCTCCAGCAGGTCCTGTTCTACCCGGTCACCGACGCGAGCTTCGACACCGACTCCTACCACCAGTTCGCCGTCGGCCACTTCCTGCGCCGCGACGCCATGCAGTGGTTCTGGGACCAGTACGCCCCCGGCGAGGCGGACCGCGCTCAGATCACCGCCTCCCCGCTGCGGGCCACCACCGACCAGCTCCTCGGCCTACCGCCGGCGCTGATCATCACCGCAGAGGCCGACGTCCCGCGCGACGAGGGCGAGGCGTACGCCGCCAAGCTGCGCGCCGCGGGCGTAGCCGTGACCGCCGTCCGCGTCCAGGGCGTCATCCACGACTTCGTGATGCTCCACGCTCTGCGCCCCACGCAAGGGGCCCGGACCGCCATCGCTCTGGCCGTCGACACCCTCCACGGCGCGCTCCACCCGGCCTGA
- a CDS encoding alpha/beta fold hydrolase, translated as MTSPTPRRPARPSRRLPAVLAGATAGALVVGLAALPARAESGAGAPLGTVARTAGGGHFEPGPCPRTADPIPDLARAHCGTLTVPENRSRRHGRRITLAVAIIPAVGRRPASDPIVWLAGGPGDDAVSEIPMAVAGGLNRDRDVIFMSQRGTYSADPQLTCPNVDEFAADSLGLAFGAPSTGRLHVRETRKCRDRVVNRGADPSAYDGPESAADYDALRKALGIMQWNVFGISYGTNLALHYMRLHPEGIRSVGIDGVLPPALSGGAVTWKAAREGYDGLFRACEEQPACNNRYPHLKGTFERLVSEVEARPVTTSVTVPGRSRPVKVVLDGGVLVNWLASATHVAAGVPRSIDELAHGNPQRIAAQWAGGKLSPQAIGRTSHGLAYGVFCREWTPYESEADIVRAGRRLFPSFPRSVLVNAPFLSWLHPDCRAWDVPPADPSVRQRTYSDIPTLVLSGGFDAQTAPSNGAYAARTLSRSTAVTVPYVAHVVFADSTCAQTITVAFFDRPGAPDTRCLAGLRPPTFEIAP; from the coding sequence ATGACGTCCCCCACCCCGCGCCGGCCCGCGCGTCCCTCGCGCCGGCTCCCGGCCGTGCTGGCCGGAGCCACGGCCGGCGCCCTCGTCGTCGGCCTCGCCGCGCTGCCCGCCCGGGCCGAGTCCGGCGCCGGAGCGCCGCTCGGCACGGTTGCCCGGACGGCGGGCGGCGGCCACTTCGAGCCGGGCCCCTGCCCGAGGACGGCGGACCCGATCCCCGATCTGGCGCGCGCGCACTGCGGAACGCTCACCGTGCCCGAGAACCGTTCCCGCCGCCACGGGCGAAGGATCACCCTCGCGGTCGCGATCATCCCGGCGGTGGGCAGGAGACCGGCGTCCGACCCGATCGTGTGGCTCGCGGGCGGGCCGGGTGACGACGCGGTCTCCGAGATCCCGATGGCGGTCGCCGGCGGCCTGAACCGCGACCGCGACGTGATCTTCATGTCCCAGCGCGGAACCTACTCGGCCGACCCGCAGCTCACCTGCCCGAACGTCGACGAGTTCGCCGCGGACTCCCTCGGCCTCGCCTTCGGCGCGCCGTCCACCGGACGCCTGCACGTCCGGGAGACGAGGAAGTGCCGGGACCGGGTGGTCAACCGCGGGGCCGACCCCAGCGCCTACGACGGACCCGAGAGCGCCGCGGACTACGACGCCCTGCGCAAGGCACTCGGCATCATGCAGTGGAACGTGTTCGGCATCTCGTACGGCACCAACCTGGCGCTCCACTACATGCGCCTGCACCCGGAGGGCATCCGCTCGGTGGGCATCGACGGCGTGCTGCCGCCTGCTCTGTCCGGCGGGGCCGTGACGTGGAAGGCCGCACGCGAGGGCTACGACGGCCTGTTCAGGGCCTGTGAGGAGCAGCCCGCCTGCAACAACCGCTACCCGCACCTCAAGGGCACGTTCGAGCGCCTCGTGAGCGAGGTCGAGGCACGACCGGTCACCACCAGCGTCACGGTTCCCGGCCGGTCCCGGCCGGTGAAGGTCGTGCTGGACGGCGGAGTCCTGGTGAACTGGCTGGCCTCGGCCACCCATGTGGCGGCCGGAGTGCCCCGCTCCATCGACGAGCTGGCCCACGGCAACCCGCAGCGGATCGCCGCGCAGTGGGCGGGCGGCAAGCTCAGCCCGCAGGCAATCGGAAGGACGTCCCACGGGCTCGCCTACGGCGTGTTCTGCAGGGAGTGGACACCGTACGAGAGCGAGGCCGACATCGTCCGGGCGGGGCGGCGCCTGTTCCCGTCGTTCCCCCGCTCGGTACTGGTCAACGCTCCGTTCCTCTCCTGGCTCCACCCGGACTGCCGCGCCTGGGACGTCCCCCCGGCGGACCCCTCGGTCCGGCAGCGGACGTACAGCGACATCCCGACCCTCGTCCTGTCCGGCGGGTTCGACGCGCAGACCGCTCCGAGCAACGGGGCGTACGCCGCCCGGACGCTGAGCCGGTCGACCGCCGTGACGGTTCCGTACGTCGCGCACGTGGTCTTCGCCGACTCGACGTGCGCGCAGACGATCACCGTCGCGTTCTTCGACCGTCCGGGCGCGCCGGACACGCGTTGCCTCGCGGGGCTCCGGCCGCCCACGTTCGAGATTGCGCCGTAG
- a CDS encoding helix-turn-helix transcriptional regulator, translating to MGGLTGRETEVDRILDAIARGRSTPRALLVTGEAGSGKTSLLDVAAEHARETGAQVLTARGFDGESEQSFAALHQLLLPLIPGAADLPGHLREVLETAFGLAPITRPAEPMVLRVAVLTLLAEASRRRPVVMLGDDVQLFDRDSLDVLGFVLRRFAAEPVTVLLAARGLTAPDPAVAHLPVLSLGPLTVQAAARLLDAQPDSPTGRARTEVLDQADGNPLAIIELCRSVRSGSPLGQADGRLPRTQRIQEMFAAQLRALPAVTQRMVLYAAASSDQEDLQTLMSAAGVDADLSVWASAEEAGLITIAGRQVGFRHPLVRAGAYQSAPAHLRQQAHADLAAAHKDDPARQAWHLAAACIGQDESVAATLEDTAELVEQRGGFYAAARALERSAECSPAPEDRARRYAKALRAANNAGDTFWVRELYAKVTALTEDRDLLGVAVNGAGLALSMSGHQREAFQLLMGALEPDLPQDARTTLAVTAVIGAVAFQSGLPEVRRPLVPLLDAIETGTVSTPYSELVADEAVNALRAVILCEADPVANAPALLSRTRRPSLLEPLTGIAEMIRLQTLGAVAWWADESDLCVDTFRRAFAMLRSYGAIGTGAIALSAMGSALIDVGRWAEADELLDEAATLAAVQKMKHIEVDIEALRVTLQALRGDSTGAGILTDPAWTALDLEENTATHARLLRAAGTVAAAAGDHDGALRHFRRLFHHDGTPLHYFLSQASIVDLAAAAQRTGRQTEVEPVVAAVRTALRPHPTTRMTLLLHHATALVGDPAQAEHHFRLALVNPAGDQWPLARAQARLHYAQWLRRRRRPLDARPILASAMEAFSRLGAAALADEARAELRASGVAAPSDRPDPLAELTAQQQQIVRMAAQGLGNKEIGERLQLSPRTIGSHLYQVYPKLGVSSRHQLRDVLAAQ from the coding sequence GTGGGCGGGCTCACGGGCCGGGAAACGGAAGTCGACCGGATCCTGGACGCGATCGCGCGAGGTCGCAGCACCCCGCGAGCCCTGCTCGTCACCGGCGAGGCGGGGAGCGGCAAGACTTCGCTGCTGGACGTCGCGGCCGAGCACGCCCGGGAGACCGGAGCGCAGGTCCTGACGGCTCGAGGATTCGACGGCGAGTCGGAGCAGTCGTTCGCGGCCCTCCACCAGTTGTTGCTTCCGCTCATTCCAGGCGCTGCCGATCTCCCCGGCCATCTGCGGGAGGTTCTGGAGACCGCGTTCGGCCTCGCCCCGATCACCAGACCCGCAGAACCGATGGTGCTGCGCGTCGCCGTCCTCACGCTGCTGGCCGAGGCCTCACGCCGTCGGCCCGTCGTGATGCTGGGCGACGACGTTCAGCTCTTCGACCGGGACTCCCTCGACGTCCTGGGGTTCGTGCTCCGCCGTTTCGCAGCCGAGCCGGTGACGGTTCTCCTCGCAGCCAGGGGGCTGACGGCTCCCGACCCCGCCGTCGCACACCTGCCCGTCCTGTCACTGGGACCGCTGACGGTCCAAGCAGCGGCCCGCCTGCTGGACGCACAGCCCGATTCCCCCACCGGCAGGGCCCGGACCGAGGTTCTGGACCAGGCCGACGGCAATCCCCTCGCCATCATCGAACTGTGCCGTTCCGTGCGGTCGGGCAGCCCTCTCGGCCAGGCCGACGGCAGACTGCCCCGGACCCAGCGGATCCAGGAGATGTTCGCCGCCCAGCTGCGCGCGCTGCCGGCCGTCACCCAGCGGATGGTGCTCTACGCGGCTGCCTCCTCGGACCAGGAGGACCTGCAGACCCTCATGTCCGCGGCGGGAGTCGACGCGGACCTGTCCGTATGGGCGTCAGCGGAGGAGGCCGGGCTGATCACGATCGCGGGTCGCCAGGTGGGTTTCCGCCACCCGCTCGTGCGCGCGGGCGCCTACCAGAGCGCCCCGGCACACCTGCGCCAACAGGCGCACGCCGACCTCGCGGCCGCGCACAAGGACGATCCGGCGCGCCAGGCCTGGCACCTGGCCGCGGCCTGCATCGGCCAGGACGAATCCGTGGCGGCGACGCTGGAGGACACCGCCGAACTCGTCGAACAGCGTGGCGGGTTCTACGCGGCCGCACGAGCCCTGGAACGGTCCGCCGAGTGCAGTCCCGCCCCCGAGGATCGGGCACGCCGCTACGCCAAGGCATTGCGAGCCGCCAACAACGCGGGCGACACTTTTTGGGTACGCGAGCTCTACGCCAAGGTCACCGCCCTGACCGAGGACCGCGACCTGCTCGGCGTCGCCGTGAACGGGGCCGGTCTGGCTCTCTCCATGTCCGGCCATCAGCGGGAGGCGTTCCAGCTCCTGATGGGCGCCCTGGAACCGGACCTGCCGCAGGACGCCAGGACGACCCTCGCGGTCACCGCCGTGATCGGCGCGGTCGCCTTCCAGTCGGGCCTGCCCGAGGTCAGGCGCCCCCTGGTTCCCCTCCTCGACGCCATCGAGACCGGTACCGTCAGTACGCCCTACTCCGAGCTGGTCGCGGACGAGGCCGTCAACGCCCTGCGGGCCGTCATCCTCTGCGAAGCGGACCCGGTCGCGAACGCCCCCGCCCTGCTGAGCCGAACCAGGCGGCCGAGCCTGCTGGAGCCGCTGACGGGCATCGCGGAGATGATCCGACTCCAGACGCTGGGGGCGGTCGCCTGGTGGGCCGACGAGTCCGACCTGTGCGTGGACACCTTCCGTCGGGCGTTCGCCATGCTCCGCTCCTACGGAGCCATCGGAACGGGCGCGATCGCCCTCTCGGCCATGGGCTCCGCCCTGATCGACGTCGGGCGCTGGGCGGAGGCCGACGAGCTCCTGGACGAGGCGGCGACCCTGGCGGCCGTCCAGAAGATGAAGCACATCGAAGTCGACATCGAAGCCCTCCGCGTCACGCTCCAAGCCCTGCGAGGAGACTCCACCGGCGCCGGGATCCTGACGGACCCCGCCTGGACGGCGCTCGACCTGGAGGAGAACACCGCCACCCACGCACGCCTGCTGCGCGCGGCAGGCACCGTCGCCGCGGCGGCGGGAGACCACGACGGGGCGCTGCGCCACTTCCGGCGGCTGTTTCACCACGACGGGACCCCCCTGCACTACTTCCTCTCTCAGGCATCCATCGTCGACCTCGCCGCCGCCGCCCAGCGGACCGGCCGGCAGACGGAGGTCGAGCCCGTCGTCGCGGCGGTACGCACGGCACTGCGGCCTCATCCGACCACCCGCATGACGCTGCTCCTGCACCACGCCACCGCGCTGGTCGGCGACCCCGCGCAGGCTGAGCACCACTTCCGGCTGGCGCTGGTCAACCCGGCCGGCGACCAGTGGCCGCTCGCCCGTGCGCAGGCCCGGCTGCACTACGCCCAGTGGCTGCGCCGACGCCGGCGCCCACTGGATGCCCGCCCGATCCTGGCCTCGGCCATGGAGGCGTTCTCCCGGCTCGGTGCCGCCGCTCTGGCCGACGAGGCGCGCGCCGAGCTTCGGGCGAGCGGTGTCGCCGCACCGTCCGACCGACCCGATCCACTGGCGGAACTGACCGCTCAGCAGCAGCAGATTGTACGGATGGCCGCGCAGGGCCTGGGCAACAAGGAGATCGGGGAGCGGCTCCAGCTGTCCCCCCGCACGATCGGCTCGCATCTCTACCAGGTGTATCCGAAACTCGGCGTCAGCAGCCGCCACCAGCTGCGTGACGTCCTCGCTGCCCAGTGA
- a CDS encoding alpha/beta hydrolase produces MDDEPATDGGGPDRPAVVLDPVVQKLVDASADPPYLHQLGPVDGREALLEAQGRLFDDFGVDTEFWAAPVGPSGLVGFWTFRPAARSGPLPMVLYVHGGRWMLGDAQTHTRMICELVTASEAMFVVPEYTRTPEARYPVALEELYAVLSWLTDNAPDFALDARRLAVAGDCAGATMATALTLMAKQRGGPRLRAQLLYYPTTAPHCDTASRAHFGSGYLLTTKALEWYWQQYTDDDGELAQATAAPLRATAAQLAGLPPALVVTAEADVVRDEAEQYACRLRQAGVAVTAVRYLGTVHDFASLNALRDSPPTKAAIRQGGAYLKAALAAGQ; encoded by the coding sequence GTGGATGACGAGCCCGCCACCGACGGAGGCGGGCCCGACCGCCCGGCCGTGGTCCTCGACCCCGTCGTGCAGAAGCTGGTCGACGCCTCGGCGGACCCGCCGTACCTGCATCAACTCGGCCCGGTCGACGGCCGCGAAGCACTCCTGGAAGCCCAGGGGCGCCTGTTCGACGACTTCGGGGTGGACACCGAGTTCTGGGCGGCACCTGTCGGCCCCTCCGGACTGGTCGGCTTCTGGACCTTCCGCCCCGCGGCGCGGAGCGGCCCCCTCCCCATGGTCCTCTACGTCCACGGGGGCAGGTGGATGCTCGGCGACGCACAGACCCACACCCGGATGATCTGCGAACTCGTGACCGCCAGTGAGGCCATGTTCGTGGTTCCCGAGTACACGCGCACTCCCGAGGCCCGGTACCCGGTAGCGCTCGAAGAGCTCTACGCCGTCCTCTCCTGGCTGACCGACAACGCCCCGGACTTCGCCCTGGACGCTCGGAGACTGGCGGTGGCCGGCGACTGCGCGGGTGCCACCATGGCCACGGCGCTCACCCTCATGGCCAAGCAACGCGGCGGTCCCCGCCTGCGCGCACAACTGCTCTACTACCCGACGACCGCCCCGCACTGCGACACCGCCTCGCGCGCACACTTCGGGTCCGGCTACCTCCTCACCACCAAGGCCCTGGAGTGGTACTGGCAGCAGTACACGGACGACGACGGGGAACTTGCGCAAGCCACGGCCGCCCCGCTGCGGGCGACAGCCGCCCAACTCGCCGGCCTGCCTCCCGCACTGGTCGTCACGGCCGAGGCCGACGTCGTCCGGGACGAGGCGGAACAGTACGCATGCCGGCTACGGCAAGCAGGCGTGGCCGTGACCGCCGTCCGCTACCTCGGAACGGTCCACGACTTCGCGTCGCTCAACGCTCTCCGCGACAGTCCGCCCACCAAAGCCGCCATCCGCCAAGGCGGCGCCTACCTCAAAGCCGCTCTCGCCGCCGGCCAGTGA
- a CDS encoding helix-turn-helix domain-containing protein encodes MPTVLSTAPLTAADRAERWHEVVSGTFMPMDVNLLEREPSPGKIVSNRLGTLDISRVQAGPQVVRRTKRHIARDDRASLIVSLQQRGTATKEQDGRETVIGPGEFSISDSSRLFRIKLEEEFAFTSFHFPREELPVRDADLRALTATTFTGEEGSAALLATYLARVAREAEGFDEGVGRRVSATALDLMVMLIDERRGRSASEGSPVAAASLERVKEHVLRNLGDPDLSPSTIADAHFMSVRYLHKLFQLEGQTLGGWIRTQRLERCRRELLRPRAAQAGVAAIAQRWGFVSPSHFSRVFRAAYGMTPRAWQLQGRSEAHCGDSHGAPTEK; translated from the coding sequence GTGCCCACTGTTCTCTCCACCGCGCCGCTGACAGCTGCCGACCGGGCGGAGCGCTGGCACGAGGTGGTCTCCGGCACCTTCATGCCGATGGACGTGAATCTGCTGGAGCGGGAGCCGTCGCCCGGAAAGATCGTCAGCAACCGGCTCGGCACCCTGGACATCTCCCGTGTTCAAGCGGGACCACAGGTAGTGAGGCGCACCAAGCGCCACATCGCGCGTGACGATCGCGCGTCGCTCATCGTCAGCCTCCAGCAACGGGGCACCGCGACGAAGGAGCAGGACGGGAGGGAAACCGTCATAGGGCCGGGTGAATTCTCCATCAGTGACTCGTCCCGTTTGTTCAGGATCAAACTCGAAGAGGAATTCGCCTTCACCTCGTTCCATTTCCCTCGCGAAGAACTTCCCGTGCGGGACGCGGATCTGCGGGCGCTGACCGCCACCACCTTCACCGGCGAGGAGGGCAGCGCCGCACTGCTGGCGACCTATCTCGCGCGCGTGGCGCGTGAAGCCGAGGGGTTCGACGAGGGTGTCGGCCGCCGGGTCTCCGCCACCGCGCTCGATCTGATGGTGATGCTCATCGACGAGCGCCGCGGACGCTCGGCTTCCGAGGGGTCGCCTGTCGCCGCCGCCTCTCTTGAGCGCGTGAAGGAACACGTCCTGCGCAACCTCGGTGATCCCGACCTGTCACCGTCCACGATCGCCGACGCGCATTTCATGTCGGTCCGCTACCTGCACAAACTGTTCCAGCTCGAGGGCCAGACCTTGGGAGGGTGGATCCGGACGCAGCGACTCGAGCGGTGCCGACGGGAACTCCTCCGGCCCAGGGCCGCGCAGGCGGGGGTGGCGGCAATCGCCCAGCGCTGGGGTTTCGTGAGCCCCAGTCATTTCAGCCGGGTCTTTCGCGCGGCCTACGGTATGACGCCGCGTGCATGGCAACTCCAAGGTCGGTCCGAAGCACACTGCGGTGACAGCCACGGTGCGCCGACGGAAAAGTGA
- a CDS encoding alpha/beta fold hydrolase, with protein sequence MPENRAHRDGRTIRLTVAVVPAVSAAPAQDPVVFMEGGPGGEAISAIPFLVGSGVNRDRDLIVMTQRGALYSQPNLACPEMDRFNAKAVGLRYDAPSTGRLLVRAAEECRDRLTADGVRLRNYNTTENAADFADLRTALGIRKWNVYGYSYGTDLALTYLRRYPEGIRSVTIDSVVPPQIVSLPWAWDSAQEGIRAIFAACEAQPACKSRYPELSRTLTEQVRRLEANPLRLTVQPPGGGGPVKVVLDGGTLVNLLVSDGGALPSVDVPAALDELAHGNPERFARAQAAGATPAIGEFAHGLTHSVACGEWAPGFTKADVLEAGRRAFPGWPDTVLAHAPQLPFEYDLCRVWNVPDRTAIQRVATFSTVPTLIISGTFDAKTGASWGPYTGRTLPRSTAVPIPGIGHFVVPQSPCAQRVLASFLTRPSAPDTGCVAGLTPASFTITPKLETR encoded by the coding sequence GTGCCCGAGAACCGGGCCCACCGCGACGGACGGACCATCAGGCTCACGGTCGCCGTCGTTCCGGCCGTGTCGGCGGCTCCGGCGCAGGACCCGGTGGTGTTCATGGAGGGAGGCCCCGGCGGCGAGGCGATCAGCGCCATCCCCTTCCTGGTCGGCTCCGGCGTGAACCGGGACCGCGACCTGATCGTCATGACCCAGCGCGGAGCGCTGTACTCGCAGCCGAACCTCGCCTGCCCGGAGATGGACCGGTTCAACGCGAAGGCCGTCGGGCTGCGCTACGACGCACCCTCGACCGGGCGGCTCCTGGTGCGCGCCGCGGAGGAGTGCCGGGACCGTCTGACGGCGGACGGAGTCCGGCTGAGGAACTACAACACCACCGAGAACGCCGCGGACTTCGCCGACCTGCGCACGGCACTCGGCATCAGGAAGTGGAACGTCTACGGCTACTCCTACGGGACCGACCTGGCCCTCACCTATCTGCGCCGGTACCCCGAGGGGATCCGTTCGGTGACGATCGACTCGGTCGTGCCGCCGCAGATCGTGAGCCTGCCCTGGGCCTGGGACAGCGCGCAGGAGGGAATCCGTGCGATCTTCGCGGCATGCGAGGCCCAGCCGGCCTGCAAGAGCCGCTACCCGGAGCTCTCCCGCACGCTGACCGAGCAGGTCCGGCGCCTTGAGGCGAACCCCTTGAGGCTGACGGTGCAGCCGCCCGGAGGCGGCGGTCCGGTGAAGGTCGTCCTCGACGGCGGCACGCTGGTCAACCTGCTGGTCTCGGACGGCGGCGCCCTGCCGTCGGTCGACGTCCCCGCGGCACTCGACGAACTCGCCCACGGGAACCCGGAGCGCTTCGCCCGGGCCCAGGCGGCCGGCGCGACGCCCGCCATCGGCGAGTTCGCGCACGGTCTGACCCACTCGGTGGCGTGCGGCGAATGGGCGCCGGGCTTCACGAAGGCCGACGTCCTGGAGGCCGGGCGCCGGGCGTTCCCCGGCTGGCCGGACACGGTCCTGGCCCACGCGCCGCAGCTCCCCTTCGAGTACGACCTGTGCCGCGTCTGGAACGTCCCGGACCGCACCGCGATCCAGCGGGTGGCCACCTTCAGCACGGTGCCGACCCTGATCATCTCCGGAACCTTCGACGCGAAGACGGGGGCGAGCTGGGGACCGTACACCGGCCGTACGCTGCCCCGCTCGACCGCCGTGCCGATCCCCGGGATCGGCCACTTCGTGGTCCCCCAGTCGCCGTGCGCGCAGCGCGTCCTGGCGTCCTTCCTCACCCGTCCGTCCGCGCCCGACACCGGCTGCGTGGCAGGACTCACGCCGGCATCCTTCACCATCACACCCAAGCTGGAGACCCGATGA
- a CDS encoding DNA/RNA non-specific endonuclease, with protein MQACVTTSTTPVPLSGPRAFAAQPSAADSGSCTIIDPGKWWFGRFGYCIYGLTVLYTLKDSNGKVIGTGTLNVSSSAVLSATDTKWNELVTVTMTEATGAVTTLNVKFRAICTAGCTVTKPAPWLGTTGTLIKGKVASGNVSYSSSPAAGTKVDFTTSYEMYVTAPGTQVTDPNASWSNPEKIRCDDAVRDTTNPTGTPAPGCVVPGVMPVVRMSDAPGAPGAGAAAAGYLWAQNKLADGWGRAKPLTRAKNDVDARAARTCGSFKARTDIIPTDTCDAFPFAATHEGGLDGAVCAEVIPSYSTGGWDIYELKGDANAPCLRAHVPAADKQAAASQLSEGYTSQRVLEAEQFKVDVSGSTAEPQAACLNNAPAGALPSGNGWIRNSTNPVLQVNKTTTPPGPPGTRAATAQACLGVATGDGSPAAGDITGWQDAQEFARLNSPGTQLARCHLIANILGGKGGTADGGPDNLVPCWQYGMNTGTPSMRTYEAVAQKAVKEPKDGGILGPNDAVFYQVTPDYRDSSSTIPQGVTMTARVERSDGTSQPLFPDIYITNTKGNTGLLDLGN; from the coding sequence GTGCAGGCCTGCGTCACGACGAGCACCACACCCGTGCCCCTGAGTGGGCCACGGGCCTTCGCTGCGCAGCCCTCCGCCGCCGACTCGGGCTCGTGCACGATCATCGACCCCGGCAAGTGGTGGTTCGGCCGCTTCGGATACTGCATCTACGGCCTGACCGTTCTGTACACGCTGAAGGACAGCAACGGCAAGGTGATCGGCACCGGAACGCTCAACGTGTCGAGCAGCGCCGTCCTGTCCGCCACGGACACCAAGTGGAACGAACTCGTCACGGTCACGATGACGGAGGCAACCGGGGCGGTCACCACCTTGAACGTCAAGTTCAGGGCCATCTGCACAGCCGGTTGCACGGTGACCAAACCCGCTCCGTGGCTCGGGACGACCGGGACCTTGATCAAGGGCAAGGTCGCCAGCGGCAACGTGTCCTACTCCTCCAGCCCGGCCGCCGGCACCAAGGTCGACTTCACCACGTCGTACGAGATGTACGTGACCGCTCCGGGTACCCAGGTCACGGACCCGAACGCCTCCTGGAGCAACCCGGAGAAGATCCGCTGCGACGACGCCGTCCGGGACACCACCAATCCCACCGGCACGCCTGCCCCCGGCTGTGTCGTGCCCGGCGTCATGCCGGTCGTCAGGATGAGCGATGCGCCGGGCGCCCCGGGCGCGGGGGCCGCAGCGGCCGGCTACCTGTGGGCGCAGAACAAGCTCGCCGACGGCTGGGGACGGGCCAAGCCGCTGACCCGGGCGAAGAACGACGTGGATGCCCGAGCCGCTCGGACCTGCGGATCCTTCAAGGCCCGCACGGACATCATCCCGACGGACACCTGTGACGCATTCCCTTTCGCGGCCACCCATGAAGGGGGACTGGACGGCGCTGTCTGTGCCGAGGTCATCCCGAGCTACAGCACCGGCGGGTGGGACATCTACGAACTCAAGGGAGATGCGAACGCGCCTTGCCTGCGCGCCCACGTCCCAGCCGCGGACAAGCAGGCTGCCGCGAGCCAGCTCTCCGAGGGCTACACAAGCCAGCGAGTGCTGGAAGCCGAACAGTTCAAGGTCGATGTCTCGGGTTCGACTGCCGAGCCGCAGGCCGCCTGCCTGAACAATGCCCCAGCCGGAGCGCTGCCGTCGGGCAACGGGTGGATCAGGAACAGCACGAATCCCGTCCTGCAGGTCAACAAGACCACCACGCCGCCCGGTCCTCCTGGCACTCGGGCGGCCACGGCACAGGCCTGCCTGGGCGTGGCGACCGGCGACGGCTCTCCCGCAGCGGGGGACATCACGGGCTGGCAGGACGCACAGGAGTTCGCCCGCCTGAACTCGCCGGGGACGCAGCTGGCCCGGTGCCATCTGATAGCCAACATTCTTGGCGGGAAGGGCGGAACCGCGGATGGCGGACCGGATAATCTCGTCCCCTGCTGGCAGTACGGGATGAACACCGGAACACCCAGCATGCGAACCTACGAAGCCGTCGCCCAGAAGGCCGTGAAGGAACCGAAGGACGGCGGAATCCTCGGCCCCAACGACGCCGTCTTCTACCAGGTGACGCCCGACTATCGGGACAGTTCCAGCACTATTCCCCAGGGGGTAACCATGACCGCCAGGGTCGAGCGCTCGGACGGAACCTCGCAGCCGCTGTTCCCGGACATCTACATCACCAACACCAAGGGCAACACCGGACTGCTGGACCTCGGAAACTAG